The Nitrospira sp. sequence ACCTGCGATTCGACCGACTCCCCTCATGCGCCCTCCCAGGACCGGCGCATTATCAGCCGCGTAGAGAATGGCGTCAAGAATAGTGGTGCTGGGTGGACTTCACCCTATAAGATGGAAGGGCACCCAGAGAGTGGTGGTGGCACCCGCTAGGCGGAGACTTCGATGTATTCCACTTGGCTGCTGGGTGGAGGAATGGGTAGGCTGTCTGCACGAAGGCCTTCCAGATGGAATTCGATAGCCTCGCGGGTCATGACTTCCGTTTCTTCAATC is a genomic window containing:
- a CDS encoding type II toxin-antitoxin system HicB family antitoxin, which produces MRYAIVMEKAPQNYAAYVPDLPGCVATGATIEETEVMTREAIEFHLEGLRADSLPIPPPSSQVEYIEVSA